A stretch of DNA from Fodinicurvata sediminis DSM 21159:
GCCAATTGCTTGCCCTCCTCCACAGCCGGCTGGTCGAAGGGATCGACCTCCAGCAATTCTGCGGCAAACACCGTTTCCAGCATAAAATGCATCAGTAGGCCGCCCAGGCTGGTTTCATCCAGCTGATTCAAGGTGATGACACGGGTGGGCCGCCGGTGCCGGATCAGGGTTTCGGTTGTGGCCCGCGCCATTGCATCCAGCAGATCCCCCATGCCGTGGCCGGCCAGGTAATCCAGCCCCAGAGCTTCCGCCTGCTCGGCCGGGACCTTGGCATCGCCCGGCGCCTCGGCATGGCGGACCAGGGTAAAGAACTTGTCCCGCGGGCCTTCCAGATAGAGCTGCAGCTGGCTGTGCTGATCGACTGCGCCCATGGCGCGGATCGGGGTCAATCCCTTCCCCTGCTTGCCCAGGCTTTCGGCCCAGAGCTGTCGGAACCACAATCCAAAATGCGCCAGGCGGTCGATGTAGGGCATCAACACTGTCTGCGTCAGTCCAGCGCGGTGTGCATACGCCACGGTCAGAACGGCGCCGGTCTGCGGCGCAGCCGTATGCGCGGGTTCCACTCCCAGGCTCTGGTCCAGCACCTCGCGGGCGCCACGGCGCAGGGCGGCTGCGTCCAGCCCGGCCAGCAGTGCCGGCAAGAGGCCGACTACGGACAGGACGGAATAGCGCCCGCCCACACCTTCATCGTGATCCAGGCAAGGCAGGTGATAGCGTGCAGCCAGGGTCTTGAGTGGGCTGTCCTTTGGCTCGGTGATGACCGCGACCTGGCGTGACAGCCGGCTTTCATCCACCTCGCTCAACAGGGCCTCGAGCAGCTGCAGGGTCTGGCAAAGGGTTTCGGCCGTTCCTCCGGACTTGGAGATGGCCACCACACCCAGGCGTGAGAGATCGACCGCAGCCAGGAAATCGTCGAAGCTGTCCGGGTCCACGTTGTCCAGGAAATGCAGGTTCGGCCCGCCCAGGCGGTTGCCATAGCCACTGTCGGCCAGGGCATAGAGGGTCTGCCCGCCCAGCGACGAGCCCCCGGTGCCAAGGATCAGGACATCATCGCAATTCGCCGCCAGCGCTTCCGCCACTTCGCCGGCCCTGGCCAGATCCTCGGTGCGATCCGGCAACTGCAGGAATTCGGGGCCCGTCCCATCCCTGCGCTGTTGCGCCAGGCGACGGGTGGCAGGTGCCAACTGCTGAAGGCCCGCTTCCAGGTCCTTAGTGGACAGGCCCACGTTCTCACCTGCATTCCCGATCAGGCAACCATCCACATTCACAGAAAACGGCATTTGCATTCTCCCGAGGCTGCGCAGGTGACATTCTTGTCCCGGCCGCTTGCCATGCACAAGCTTCCTTCCAAGCCGGCTGCAAGCTCTTGATTCAAGAATATTTTGCGCGGCCGCCCTATTCGCGCGGCGGCAGGACGATATCCGACTCGACGCCCTCGGGCTGTCCCACAACCACGAAGGTCAGGGCCTCCGGCTGCAGCAACGAACGGGCCACGCGGCGTACATCCTCCATGCTCACGGCCTCGATTTCCTCGGTGCGACGGTCGATGTAATCAATCCCCAGGTTGTCCATCTGGATGGACAGCAGGACCGAGGCAATGCTGTCGCTGCTGTTGAGCTGCCGGGCAAAGGCACCGGTGACATAGCTCTTGGCATTGGCCAGTTCCTCTTCCGTCGGCCCTTCTTCCGCCAGGCGCTGCCATTCGGTACGCAACACGTCCAGGCTTTCCGCCACGCGGGCATTCTGGGTGGCCAGGCCGCCGGTCAGGACAGCTGCATGGTCCAGCGTATTCAGCCCGGTGCTGACCGAATAGACCAGGCCGCGCTCCTGACGAATCTCTTCATTCAGGCGCGAGGCGAAACTGCCGCCGCCCAGGATGTAGTTCACGATATAGGCAGCAAAGAAATCCGGATCATCGCGGGCCATGCCCGGCTGGCCAAAGGCCACCACGGATTGCGGCTGATCACGCTCCACCACGGCCACACCGCCCGCGCTATGGGGCGTGGTATCAGGAACCTCGGCTGCTTTACCTTCCTCCGGCAGCGCCCCGAAGGTTTCATCCAGCAGCTTGCCCAGTTCCTCCGGAGTTATGTCTCCGGTCGCCGCCACGTATAACCGTTCACGCGCTACCTGGTTCTCCAGGAAGGCCCGCATGTCTGAAACCTCGATGGTGCCGATGCTCTCGGGCGTCCCCTCGCTTGGCCGTCCATAGGGGTGGTCCGGGAAAAGCAGGTGATAGAGTCCATTCCAGGCCAGAGACTGGGGATCCTGTTGGCGTCGCGCCTGCATGACCTGGTACTGGCTCTTCAGGCGCTGGACAGCGGTCTCGTCGAAGCGCGGCTCGGTCAAGGCCATGCGCAGGTAATCGAAGGCCTCGTCCCGATTGTGCGTCAGGGTCATCAGCGAGCCGCTGAAACGGTCGCGGCTGGTGTTGAAGGACATGCGGATCGAGCGGTTGTCCAGAGCTTCCTGGAAGGCTGTGGAATCAAGCTCGCCCGCACCTTCATCCAGCAGGGCCGCCGTCAGGCCGGCCAGACCCTCCTTGCCCTCGGGGTCCGTTGCCGAGCCGCCGCGAAAGGCGAACTCCACCGCCAGCACGGGATTGCTGTGATCCTCGACCAGCCAGGCCTCGATCCCCCCGGGGGAAACCACCTTCTGGATATCCATCGCCCGGGCGGCCAGGGGCGCTGCGAGACAAAGCAGCAGACCCAGGAGCAGAGTCGACACCAACTGCGGAAGGGAACGGAAACGCGCCATCATGCTTTCAGCCCTCATGAGGTCGGTTCGCTTTTCAGGACACCCGTGACCGAACGGTCCGGATCGAAGACCAGTGCGGCCGCCGCCTCGACTTCTTCTGCCGTCACCTGACCAATACGTTCGGGCCAGGCCTCGATGTCCTCAAGGTCCTGTCCGGTGGTGAGCGCCCGTCCTATGAAATGGGCCGGTCCGCTGACGGAATCCTGGGCATAGGCCACGGAGTCCATCAGGCGCTGCCGTGCCTGTTCGACCTCTTCCTCGCTGACACCCTCGTCCAGCAGGCGGTCGATCTCCGCACGTAGGGCTTCCTCGGCCTTCGCGAGATCGTCGCCATTGCGCGGCGTGACGGAGATGGAGAATTCCGAAAGATCAAGACTGTTGGCGCGATAGCCGGCGCCGGCACCGGCGGCAATTTCCTGCTCAACCACCAGTTCCTGGTACAGCCGGCCGGTTCGCCCGCCCATCAGCTCATCGAGAACCTGCAGAGCATAGGGCGTGGCGTCGGTACTATCCTCCAGAGAGGTATTATAACTCGGGGCCAGGTATTGGATGGTGACCGAAGGCTGTCCCACTTTTGGATCCGCCAGCTCCACGCGGCGGCTGGCCCACTGGCGCGGTTCCTCCACACGCTGGCGCTCCGGCACGGCACGCTGCGGAATGTCGCCGTAATGGGTCTCGGCCAGGCGGCGAACCTCCTCTACTGTTGTATCCCCGGCGACGATCAGGATGGCGTTGTTGGGGGCATACCAGGTTTCATAGAAATCCAGGGCATCCGTCTGATCCAACGCGCGAATCTCGTTCTCCCAGCCGATGATCGGAAGTCCATAGGGATGATGCAGGTACAAGGCAGCCGAAACCATTTCGCTCAACTGCGATGAGGGCTCGTTGTCGACCCGGCTGCGGCGCTCTTCCAGAACCACATCCCGTTCGGGATTGACTTCGGATTCCTCCAGAAGCAGGCCAGTCATGCGGTCCGCCTCGAGTTCCATCACCATATCCAGCCGGTCACTGGCTATGGTCTGGAAATAGGCCGTGAAGTCATAGGAGGTATAGGCATTGTCCTGCCCGCCTTCGCGGGCAACGAGACGCGAGAACTCGCCGGGCTCGATCTTGTCGGTCCCCTTGAACATCAGGTGTTCCAGGAAGTGCGCAATTCCGGACTTGCCGGGCGGCTCATCGGCCGAGCCAACCCTGTACCAGATCATGTGGGTCAGGATCGGTGCGCGATCATTGGGGACCACGACAACCTGCAGGCCATTGTCGAGAGTGAAGCTTTCCGGCTCGAAGACCTGTGCCTTGGCGGAAAGCGCCAAGGAAAGGGCGATGAAGATAGCAAGAGGCGCAAGAAAGTGACGCATGGAAGCCTTTCGGGGTGACACGTTATCCGGACACCCATGTGATATGGGTCGGAGCTGCGCTCTCGCAATCCGCAGCCCCGACCAAATCATCAGAACAGCTTTTGGAACAGCGTCTGCTCGGGCTTCTCGATAACGGGCACACCCTCGCCTGTCGGCGTTTCGCCCATGGCCGAAGCCGCCCTCAGACGACGCGACTCGGCTGAGGGATCAATGACATCACCCGTTGGCTCCTCGTCGGTTTGCCAGAAGATCAGGTCCTGCAGCAGGCTCTCGTTGGCCTCGTTGATCTGACGTGTTTCGCGTTCGATTTCCTGACGGATATCCGGGTCGGCTTGGTCAGCACCGGCCGCACGGGCCAGGACCATCTCGCCTTGTGAGCGCCCATCATCAGGCATCTGCCGCTGGCTTTCACCCTCTTCATCCTCGATGCGGAAGACGGTCTGCCTGGCGCGGTCGGTGGGCGAGCCCTCCTGAGGGCGCCGCGCACCGGGGGTGGGGGGCCGCAGGGAATAATCCGGCGGCATCGTCAGCGGCGCCCTGGACACCACGCGGAATTCATCCGGCGCCGAACGCGTCAAGCCGAACTGCTTGCGAATATCGTTGCCACAGCCCGTCAGCAACACGGCTGCCACAAGCAGTCCCGCAATACCTGCTGTCCGCTTAAATCTGGTCATTACTCCTGCCACCTTTCGCCTGCCTATCCTGCATTCAATCTTTAACGCCGTCTTGCGCCCCGAACAACCCGTCCCATAGCAGCAGGGCAACACCTGCCACAATAGTGGAATCAGCCAGGTTGAAGGCGGGCCAATGCCAACCTGCATAATGGAAGTCCAGAAAATCGACCACCCCGGGGTGCAGAAAGCGGTCGATCATGTTGCCCAGCGCTCCACCCGATACCATCCCGACAGCCAGGATCATCACGGTATTTGCCTGCTGGCGCAACCAATAGAGCAGGGCCAGCACGATCAGCAGCGAGACGAGTGAAAGTATATAGGGCTGCCAGGGACTGTCCCCGGCCAGCAAACCGAAGGAAACCCCGCGGTTATAGGTCAGGACCAGGTTGAAGAAGCCCGTCACCTCGATAATGCGCGGCGGCTGCATGACCTCGATCAGGACGAACCACTTGCTTGCCTGGTCCAACGCGGCGATCAGGACAGCCAGGCCCAGGGCGCGCCCCAGGGCGACCCGTGCATTTCCGCTCATTGCGCCGCCGTGTCCAGCTGTGCCACGGCGGCGGCACAGCGCCCGCAGGCGCCGGGCGCATGAGGATAGTTGCCTACATCCGGCAGCACCTGCCAGCAGCGTTCGCACTTCTCGCCCTCGGCCTCCTGGACCATCACCGCAATGCCCGGCGCCTCCTCCAGACGATAGGCTTCCTCGGGCGCCGCATCGCCGCGCAACTCGATACCCGAGGTGATGCAGATCTCGGCAAAATCCTCGTTGTCCAACAGCGTACGCAGGGCCGGGTCATCCACATGAACCGCCGGGCGTGCCTGCAGCGACGAGCCAATACGCTTCTCGGCACGCTCCAGTTCCAGCGCACCGGTCACCACCCGGCGCGCCTGCCGGATCCGGGTCCACTTCTCCGCGAGTTCGGGCTGGGCCCAGCCGGCCGGTGCATCCGGAAAACAGCGCAGATGGACGCTTTCGGCCTCGTCGGTCTTGCCCCTGGCCCACCAGGCCTCCTCGGCCGTGAAACAGAGGATGGGCGCCAGCCAGGCGCTCAGGTAATCGAACAGGATATCCAGGACAGTGCGGCAGGCCCGGCGCTTCGTCGAGGATGGCAGGTCACAGTAGAGACTGTCCTTGCGCACATCCAGGTAGAAGGCCGACAGGTCCACGGCACAGAAATGGTGCAGTGTCTGATAGATTTCGTGGAACGAGAAGTCCTCGCAGCCGCTGCGCACGATCCGGTCGATTTCCTGGACGCGATGCAGGACCCAGCGCTCCAGTTCCGGCAGGTCGTCATAGGCCACCTTCTCGGACTCCGCGAAACCGTCCAGCGCGCCCAACAGGTAGCGCAGCGTATTGCGCAGACGCCGATAGGCGTCGACCTGGTACTTCAGGATCTCCTTGCCGATGCGCAGGTCCTCCGAGAAGTCCGAAGCCACCACCCAGAGGCGCAGGATGTCCGCGCCCTCGCGGTTGATGACATCATGCGGCGCCGTCACGTTGCCCAGCGACTTGGACATCTTGCGGCTCTTCTCGTCCAGCACGAAGCCGTGGGTCAGCACCGCCTCGTAAGGTGCCCGTCCACGTGTGCCACAGGATTCCAGCAGCGAGGTGTGGAACCAGCCGCGATGCTGGTCCGAACCCTCCAGGTAGAGCGAGGCCGGCCACTTCAGGTCGTCCCGGGCCTCCAGCACGAAGGAATGCGTGGAGCCACTGTCGAACCAGACCTCGACCACATCCTGGATCTGCTCGTAGTCCGCGGCGTCGTAGTCCTCGCCCAGCCAGCGTTCCGGCGGCGAATTGAACCAGGCGTCGCCGCCCTCGCTCTCGAAGGCCTCGGCAACACGGTCGATCACCGCCTGGTCGCGCAGAGGTTCACCCGTCTGCTTGTGCACGAACAGCGGCAGGGGCACCCCCCACAGGCGCTGGCGCGAGATGCACCAGTCGGGCCGCTGCTCGATCATGCTGCGCAGGCGCAGCTGGCCGCGCGGTGGCACGAAGCGGGTCTCGTCGATGGCCGCCAGGGCCTTCTCGCGCAGCTCATTCTCTTCCATGGAAATGAACCACTGCGGCGTGTTGCGGAAGAGGAGCGGCGCCTTGGAGCGCCAGGAATGGGGATAGCTGTGCCTCAGCGAGCCCTTGGTGAGCAGCTTGCCGGCCTCCATCAGGGCCTTGATGACCGCCCCGTTGGCATCGCCGTCCTTGCCTTCGCGGGTATAGACCACTTTGCCGGCGAAAAGCGGCACATGCGGCAGGAAGCGTCCCTCGCCATCGATGGTCTGGGGAATCTCCAGGCCGTGCTCAAGGCCCAGGTAGTAGTCGTCGGTGCCGTGTCCCGGCGCGGCATGAACGAACCCCGTTCCCTGGTCCGTGGTGACGAAGTCGCCCGGCAGCAGCGGCGTGTCCTGGGGATAGCCCTGGTCATGAAAGGGATGGTCCAGGACAGCGCCGGCCAGTTCATTGCCCTTCATGCTGTCCAGGCGCTTGGCGGACTCGATGCCGGCATCCTTCAGGACCTGCTCCTCCAG
This window harbors:
- a CDS encoding glucose-6-phosphate isomerase: MPFSVNVDGCLIGNAGENVGLSTKDLEAGLQQLAPATRRLAQQRRDGTGPEFLQLPDRTEDLARAGEVAEALAANCDDVLILGTGGSSLGGQTLYALADSGYGNRLGGPNLHFLDNVDPDSFDDFLAAVDLSRLGVVAISKSGGTAETLCQTLQLLEALLSEVDESRLSRQVAVITEPKDSPLKTLAARYHLPCLDHDEGVGGRYSVLSVVGLLPALLAGLDAAALRRGAREVLDQSLGVEPAHTAAPQTGAVLTVAYAHRAGLTQTVLMPYIDRLAHFGLWFRQLWAESLGKQGKGLTPIRAMGAVDQHSQLQLYLEGPRDKFFTLVRHAEAPGDAKVPAEQAEALGLDYLAGHGMGDLLDAMARATTETLIRHRRPTRVITLNQLDETSLGGLLMHFMLETVFAAELLEVDPFDQPAVEEGKQLARQYLSQRTKSPA
- a CDS encoding M16 family metallopeptidase produces the protein MMARFRSLPQLVSTLLLGLLLCLAAPLAARAMDIQKVVSPGGIEAWLVEDHSNPVLAVEFAFRGGSATDPEGKEGLAGLTAALLDEGAGELDSTAFQEALDNRSIRMSFNTSRDRFSGSLMTLTHNRDEAFDYLRMALTEPRFDETAVQRLKSQYQVMQARRQQDPQSLAWNGLYHLLFPDHPYGRPSEGTPESIGTIEVSDMRAFLENQVARERLYVAATGDITPEELGKLLDETFGALPEEGKAAEVPDTTPHSAGGVAVVERDQPQSVVAFGQPGMARDDPDFFAAYIVNYILGGGSFASRLNEEIRQERGLVYSVSTGLNTLDHAAVLTGGLATQNARVAESLDVLRTEWQRLAEEGPTEEELANAKSYVTGAFARQLNSSDSIASVLLSIQMDNLGIDYIDRRTEEIEAVSMEDVRRVARSLLQPEALTFVVVGQPEGVESDIVLPPRE
- a CDS encoding M16 family metallopeptidase; its protein translation is MRHFLAPLAIFIALSLALSAKAQVFEPESFTLDNGLQVVVVPNDRAPILTHMIWYRVGSADEPPGKSGIAHFLEHLMFKGTDKIEPGEFSRLVAREGGQDNAYTSYDFTAYFQTIASDRLDMVMELEADRMTGLLLEESEVNPERDVVLEERRSRVDNEPSSQLSEMVSAALYLHHPYGLPIIGWENEIRALDQTDALDFYETWYAPNNAILIVAGDTTVEEVRRLAETHYGDIPQRAVPERQRVEEPRQWASRRVELADPKVGQPSVTIQYLAPSYNTSLEDSTDATPYALQVLDELMGGRTGRLYQELVVEQEIAAGAGAGYRANSLDLSEFSISVTPRNGDDLAKAEEALRAEIDRLLDEGVSEEEVEQARQRLMDSVAYAQDSVSGPAHFIGRALTTGQDLEDIEAWPERIGQVTAEEVEAAAALVFDPDRSVTGVLKSEPTS
- a CDS encoding DUF3035 domain-containing protein; its protein translation is MTRFKRTAGIAGLLVAAVLLTGCGNDIRKQFGLTRSAPDEFRVVSRAPLTMPPDYSLRPPTPGARRPQEGSPTDRARQTVFRIEDEEGESQRQMPDDGRSQGEMVLARAAGADQADPDIRQEIERETRQINEANESLLQDLIFWQTDEEPTGDVIDPSAESRRLRAASAMGETPTGEGVPVIEKPEQTLFQKLF
- the lspA gene encoding signal peptidase II, which translates into the protein MSGNARVALGRALGLAVLIAALDQASKWFVLIEVMQPPRIIEVTGFFNLVLTYNRGVSFGLLAGDSPWQPYILSLVSLLIVLALLYWLRQQANTVMILAVGMVSGGALGNMIDRFLHPGVVDFLDFHYAGWHWPAFNLADSTIVAGVALLLWDGLFGAQDGVKD
- the ileS gene encoding isoleucine--tRNA ligase, translated to MTRDYRSTVFLPKTEFPMRAGLAKREPEILERWKDMDLYSRQREQSRGREKFVLHDGPPYANGHLHMGHALNKILKDVINRGQQMLGKDANYVPGWDCHGLPIEWKVEEGYREKGLDKDAVDRVEFRQECRSFAERWVTQQTEEFQRLGVIGDWARPYTTMAFSAEAQIVREIGKFLMNGGLYAGSRPVLWSVAEKTALADAEVEYHEHKSPTIWVRFPFRKAPKEELEGASVIIWTTTPWTIPGNRAVVYAEDVDYRLLEVESVTEKSLAMPGERFLVAEALEEQVLKDAGIESAKRLDSMKGNELAGAVLDHPFHDQGYPQDTPLLPGDFVTTDQGTGFVHAAPGHGTDDYYLGLEHGLEIPQTIDGEGRFLPHVPLFAGKVVYTREGKDGDANGAVIKALMEAGKLLTKGSLRHSYPHSWRSKAPLLFRNTPQWFISMEENELREKALAAIDETRFVPPRGQLRLRSMIEQRPDWCISRQRLWGVPLPLFVHKQTGEPLRDQAVIDRVAEAFESEGGDAWFNSPPERWLGEDYDAADYEQIQDVVEVWFDSGSTHSFVLEARDDLKWPASLYLEGSDQHRGWFHTSLLESCGTRGRAPYEAVLTHGFVLDEKSRKMSKSLGNVTAPHDVINREGADILRLWVVASDFSEDLRIGKEILKYQVDAYRRLRNTLRYLLGALDGFAESEKVAYDDLPELERWVLHRVQEIDRIVRSGCEDFSFHEIYQTLHHFCAVDLSAFYLDVRKDSLYCDLPSSTKRRACRTVLDILFDYLSAWLAPILCFTAEEAWWARGKTDEAESVHLRCFPDAPAGWAQPELAEKWTRIRQARRVVTGALELERAEKRIGSSLQARPAVHVDDPALRTLLDNEDFAEICITSGIELRGDAAPEEAYRLEEAPGIAVMVQEAEGEKCERCWQVLPDVGNYPHAPGACGRCAAAVAQLDTAAQ